Proteins encoded within one genomic window of Dyadobacter chenhuakuii:
- a CDS encoding transketolase, with product MTAEEILNDPRQISGELRLKILGLYHKANAGHIGCSLSCIDLMIAVLFLQKSEEDTFILSKGHAAAALYACLNVTGEITDEELDTFYLDGTSLPAHPAPRQYKGIPFATGSLGHGLPIATGIAHAAKVGGEETYSFALLSDGETNEGTTWEAAHYAIQNQLDNLFMIVDKNGLQGFGPTDKVLGETASVEKWNAIGFETIEVDGHDIIALSLAIDELKTHKNGLPKAIIANTVKGKGVSYMENKLEWHYLPMNKDQYEQATLEVKERYFNELTNA from the coding sequence ATGACCGCAGAAGAGATATTGAATGACCCAAGACAAATAAGCGGAGAACTTCGGCTTAAAATTCTGGGTCTCTACCACAAAGCAAATGCCGGTCATATCGGCTGCTCATTAAGCTGCATTGATCTGATGATCGCTGTTCTTTTTCTGCAAAAATCGGAGGAAGACACCTTTATTTTATCCAAAGGACACGCCGCCGCCGCATTATACGCCTGCCTGAATGTTACGGGCGAAATTACAGACGAAGAACTGGACACTTTTTACCTGGACGGCACCTCACTCCCAGCCCATCCGGCCCCAAGGCAATACAAAGGAATTCCTTTTGCGACCGGCTCGCTAGGTCACGGCCTCCCCATTGCAACTGGAATCGCCCACGCAGCAAAAGTCGGTGGAGAAGAAACTTATTCATTCGCGTTGCTTTCAGATGGAGAGACAAATGAAGGAACCACCTGGGAAGCAGCACATTATGCGATCCAGAATCAGCTGGATAATCTGTTTATGATTGTTGATAAAAACGGTTTGCAGGGTTTTGGTCCAACGGATAAAGTGTTGGGAGAAACAGCCTCCGTTGAGAAATGGAATGCAATCGGTTTTGAAACGATAGAGGTTGACGGTCACGACATTATTGCGCTAAGTCTGGCTATTGACGAACTTAAAACGCACAAGAACGGGCTGCCAAAGGCGATTATCGCAAACACTGTGAAGGGTAAGGGAGTGTCCTACATGGAGAATAAATTAGAGTGGCATTATTTACCAATGAACAAAGACCAATACGAGCAAGCCACGCTGGAAGTAAAGGAACGCTACTTTAATGAATTGACGAATGCTTGA
- a CDS encoding Uma2 family endonuclease — MKSTETIIWQDWDLSQIINGEEIMSPSPQKPHQNASRNLQWTLENYVREWDLGAIWNAPFDVIFEEDYNRLQPDLIFVSKEKEDIVQDWIRGVPDMVVEIVSKSTIKMDTVVKKEIYERYGVQEYWLLKPEKRVLEIYVLNNGRYEMYASFGENDVVSSPLFCDLAFKLNIIF; from the coding sequence ATGAAAAGCACAGAAACAATCATCTGGCAGGACTGGGATCTCTCACAGATCATAAACGGGGAGGAAATCATGTCTCCTAGCCCACAAAAGCCTCATCAGAATGCGTCCCGGAATTTGCAATGGACTCTTGAAAATTATGTCAGAGAGTGGGATTTGGGTGCTATCTGGAATGCTCCGTTCGATGTTATTTTTGAAGAAGATTACAATCGCCTGCAACCGGATCTTATTTTTGTTTCAAAAGAAAAAGAAGACATTGTCCAGGACTGGATCCGTGGTGTGCCGGATATGGTAGTCGAAATCGTATCAAAAAGCACCATTAAAATGGATACGGTTGTTAAGAAAGAAATTTATGAGCGCTATGGCGTGCAGGAATATTGGCTTTTGAAACCGGAGAAGCGGGTTTTGGAAATTTATGTGTTAAATAATGGCCGATATGAAATGTACGCTTCGTTTGGCGAAAATGATGTGGTTAGCTCACCATTATTTTGCGATTTGGCGTTCAAGTTGAACATTATATTCTAA
- a CDS encoding glycosyltransferase family 39 protein encodes MSSNRTNETLKTWLIFAVILIAGTALRLHNLDRYSIFFDERSTMVISQGVVLEGANQKEVFSKLTLSDSQFWKTPEFSLRPPRVLRSFTYNENYAPRAFTPAEFWAPKTIEDYYEANNRSDIGNSPFYYLLLHYWMEVFGLSDFSARSLSVLFSVLIIGVVYLFGRRFFGVNTGLIAAAIVAIEPFFIGYSQQARSYSLMFFLTLLATYFFLQIIEREAAKRKTTRLYIGYIITAGLSILSHFLSIAVLLGHALYALLFLRNVKGWIRMAVSAVAALSGVAWWMIYGGGTYTLHTLNYQAALYKRMAETRPMDNPFGIILPATIGNVFTKALPLFSDLIIFTNGLTDALAGRKNVIVSISIGVLLIIWYRFRNHIKMNDGVKAAIPFVLAISGAVFYSNHKLQFIILSVSIFALSFIPDVHMQADKQHRRRLWIVYIMALFPTIFLIIMSFKNGHTYGLMQRYSGFSFPYAIILLSLLLQYYNTIKLEFRALIFVGLACQLYFVSLRLGEFYADRSVKYGYFSTPRAPNPYYEAAQKIKELYQEGDTILYPASRYPILSEMDRTFLSYSVQDAQVTNLYLPKDAQYVQVMDTTQTTHILLKKAGNPEPVVIKKLKGLRYGLE; translated from the coding sequence ATGTCTTCAAACCGTACGAACGAAACTCTGAAAACCTGGCTCATTTTCGCTGTCATTTTAATTGCGGGAACTGCGCTCAGGCTTCACAATCTGGATCGTTACAGTATTTTCTTCGATGAGAGAAGCACAATGGTGATCAGCCAGGGTGTTGTGTTGGAAGGTGCCAACCAAAAGGAAGTTTTTTCTAAGCTGACATTATCGGATTCGCAGTTCTGGAAAACACCTGAATTCAGCCTCAGGCCGCCAAGAGTCTTACGCTCATTTACTTACAACGAAAATTATGCCCCGCGTGCATTTACACCCGCCGAGTTTTGGGCACCCAAAACAATAGAAGATTATTACGAAGCCAATAACCGGAGTGATATTGGAAACAGCCCTTTCTATTATCTGCTGCTGCATTATTGGATGGAGGTTTTCGGTCTTTCGGACTTCTCCGCGCGATCCCTTTCTGTGCTTTTCAGCGTGCTCATCATTGGTGTGGTATACTTGTTCGGAAGGCGTTTTTTTGGGGTTAATACAGGACTGATTGCCGCTGCGATCGTGGCTATCGAGCCGTTTTTTATCGGTTACAGCCAGCAAGCGCGCAGTTACTCCTTAATGTTCTTCCTTACCCTGCTTGCTACCTATTTCTTTTTACAAATCATTGAAAGAGAGGCTGCAAAGCGGAAAACAACCCGGCTTTACATAGGCTACATTATAACTGCAGGATTAAGCATCCTATCCCATTTTCTTTCTATTGCGGTCCTTTTGGGGCACGCCTTATATGCTTTACTTTTTCTAAGGAATGTCAAAGGTTGGATAAGAATGGCGGTTTCGGCCGTAGCGGCTTTGTCTGGTGTGGCCTGGTGGATGATTTATGGCGGCGGGACGTATACGCTGCATACGCTTAATTATCAGGCAGCGCTCTACAAAAGAATGGCCGAAACACGGCCTATGGACAATCCTTTCGGCATTATTTTACCTGCCACAATTGGTAATGTGTTCACCAAAGCGCTGCCACTTTTTTCAGACCTAATTATTTTTACCAACGGACTGACGGATGCCCTTGCCGGCAGAAAGAATGTAATTGTTTCTATATCAATTGGCGTGCTGCTGATCATTTGGTATCGGTTCAGAAACCACATTAAAATGAATGACGGAGTGAAAGCGGCTATTCCTTTCGTTCTGGCCATTTCCGGTGCTGTATTTTACTCAAATCATAAGCTGCAATTCATCATTCTTTCGGTCAGTATTTTTGCACTCTCCTTTATTCCCGATGTGCATATGCAGGCTGATAAGCAGCATAGGAGACGGCTTTGGATCGTCTATATTATGGCGCTGTTTCCAACGATCTTTTTGATTATTATGTCGTTCAAAAACGGCCATACATATGGATTGATGCAACGATATTCGGGTTTTTCGTTTCCCTATGCGATCATATTGCTGAGTCTTTTGCTGCAATATTACAACACCATTAAGCTGGAATTCAGGGCATTGATCTTTGTTGGCTTAGCTTGTCAGTTGTATTTTGTTTCGTTACGGCTTGGAGAATTCTATGCAGACCGGTCGGTGAAATACGGCTATTTTTCGACACCGCGGGCTCCTAACCCTTACTATGAGGCGGCGCAAAAAATTAAGGAATTGTATCAGGAAGGCGACACGATCCTGTATCCCGCTTCCCGCTATCCGATTTTATCAGAAATGGACAGGACATTCCTCTCCTATTCGGTTCAGGACGCGCAGGTGACGAATTTGTATCTGCCCAAAGACGCCCAATATGTGCAGGTGATGGACACGACACAGACTACACATATTTTACTTAAAAAAGCAGGAAATCCTGAACCGGTTGTGATCAAGAAATTGAAAGGGCTGCGTTACGGATTGGAGTAG
- a CDS encoding apiosidase-like domain-containing protein: protein MKWLRYFIFSIFAASGLAAINVSQRPELAVAKFPLKISPNGRHITDNNGVPFLMVADVAWQMLRKLSYTDAIHYMDARKSQSFNTFLVQLLPALPNQRNFNKTLPFQDNDISKPNKPYFDYFDKIIAAAKERNLVVGIVVSRKSWNAIFDAQNPTVWKYYGAYVGKHFAKYSNVIWIVSEEEYQTAAQFEAIADGIRSVSEGQILASLSTCSPSSVNDSSKVRSDLKFIIPDSTVTPAEYAALANWQKNSAEVALRPFLIANSEFPKEITDQSVLIRNQAYQSIMSAAAGFCHMSTIKNFNPTWKVNIDKDGAEYIHELVKILKGIPWEYMQPENISELLPDSTDKADIGIVSLSNKKMSMLYLPESRPVRLNLNYLNGTDFGAVWYSPRTGKRWSGGEFRAAPEAVVQPPDSQPGWDWILLIGAKK, encoded by the coding sequence ATGAAGTGGCTCAGATACTTCATTTTCAGCATTTTCGCGGCGTCCGGCCTGGCAGCTATTAATGTCTCCCAAAGGCCGGAGCTGGCTGTCGCTAAATTTCCTTTGAAAATCAGCCCGAATGGCCGCCACATCACCGATAATAATGGCGTTCCGTTCCTGATGGTGGCCGATGTGGCCTGGCAAATGCTGCGTAAGCTGAGCTATACCGATGCGATTCATTATATGGATGCGCGCAAGTCTCAGTCATTCAATACATTCCTGGTTCAGCTTTTGCCCGCACTTCCCAATCAGCGGAATTTTAATAAGACCCTTCCATTTCAGGATAACGATATTTCAAAACCCAATAAGCCCTATTTCGACTATTTTGACAAGATTATTGCCGCAGCAAAAGAGCGTAACCTTGTCGTGGGCATTGTGGTTTCCCGCAAAAGCTGGAATGCGATTTTCGATGCGCAAAATCCAACGGTTTGGAAATATTACGGTGCCTATGTCGGTAAGCATTTTGCCAAGTACAGCAATGTGATCTGGATTGTGAGTGAGGAAGAATATCAGACAGCCGCTCAGTTTGAGGCTATTGCGGACGGAATCCGTTCCGTTTCCGAAGGTCAGATCCTAGCGTCGCTGAGCACTTGCTCGCCTTCGAGTGTGAACGACAGCTCAAAAGTCAGATCAGACCTAAAATTCATTATTCCGGATTCTACGGTGACGCCCGCTGAGTATGCGGCGCTGGCCAACTGGCAAAAAAACTCAGCCGAAGTTGCATTAAGGCCATTTTTAATCGCCAATTCGGAGTTCCCCAAAGAAATAACGGATCAGTCTGTCTTGATCAGAAATCAGGCTTACCAGTCCATCATGAGTGCTGCTGCGGGCTTTTGCCATATGAGCACGATCAAAAATTTCAACCCGACATGGAAAGTTAACATCGATAAAGACGGCGCGGAATACATTCATGAACTCGTCAAAATCCTGAAAGGCATTCCCTGGGAATATATGCAACCCGAAAACATCTCAGAACTGCTTCCCGATTCAACCGATAAGGCTGACATAGGCATAGTTTCTTTATCCAATAAGAAAATGTCCATGTTATACTTGCCCGAATCGCGTCCGGTGCGGCTTAACCTCAATTATCTCAACGGGACGGACTTTGGAGCCGTCTGGTATAGTCCGCGCACGGGAAAAAGATGGTCAGGAGGTGAGTTTAGGGCTGCGCCGGAAGCGGTTGTTCAGCCACCCGATTCACAGCCGGGCTGGGATTGGATTCTCTTAATAGGAGCAAAAAAATGA
- the dapA gene encoding 4-hydroxy-tetrahydrodipicolinate synthase, with translation MPLDQRFKGVGAALITPFDEQNAIDYPGLKRLIDLVTEGGSDYLVVQGTTGESPTVNSREKREILAFTIKNNSKSLPIVYGLGGNDTQSVLDCIKETDFTGVDAILSVCPYYNKPTQEGIIAHFTAIADASPVPVLLYNVPGRTVINMKPDTIVALAAHANIIGIKDAGGSIEQSMELASRVPDDFLLLSGDDNLVTTMVSVGWHGVISVIANAFPKEFGELTWHALEGRFKEASKLQLAFLEFDTLLYVESNPVGIKKCLEIKGICSSAVRLPLLKASQALGEKLEKAMVREGFI, from the coding sequence ATGCCATTGGACCAACGTTTCAAAGGGGTAGGAGCGGCGCTGATTACACCTTTTGATGAGCAGAATGCAATTGATTACCCGGGTTTGAAAAGACTGATCGACCTGGTAACAGAAGGCGGATCGGATTACCTTGTGGTGCAGGGGACAACCGGCGAATCGCCTACGGTAAATTCCCGCGAAAAGCGTGAGATCCTGGCATTTACAATTAAAAATAACTCCAAATCGCTTCCTATTGTCTACGGATTGGGCGGCAACGATACGCAATCCGTGCTGGATTGCATTAAGGAAACGGATTTTACAGGCGTGGACGCCATTCTTTCGGTTTGTCCCTATTATAATAAACCCACGCAGGAAGGCATAATCGCCCATTTTACGGCCATAGCAGACGCCTCTCCTGTTCCTGTTCTGCTCTATAATGTTCCCGGTCGCACGGTGATCAATATGAAGCCGGATACGATCGTTGCGCTGGCTGCGCATGCCAACATTATCGGCATTAAAGACGCCGGTGGTTCGATCGAGCAAAGTATGGAACTCGCTTCCCGCGTGCCGGATGATTTCCTGTTGCTTTCAGGCGACGATAACCTTGTAACGACCATGGTAAGCGTGGGCTGGCATGGTGTCATCTCGGTGATTGCCAACGCATTCCCGAAAGAATTTGGCGAACTGACCTGGCATGCATTGGAAGGCCGTTTCAAAGAAGCCTCCAAGTTGCAGCTTGCTTTCCTTGAATTCGACACCCTACTATACGTTGAATCCAATCCGGTGGGTATTAAAAAATGTCTGGAAATCAAAGGGATATGCAGCTCTGCGGTGCGTTTGCCGTTGCTGAAAGCTTCCCAGGCATTGGGTGAAAAGCTGGAAAAAGCAATGGTGCGCGAAGGCTTTATCTGA
- the ligA gene encoding NAD-dependent DNA ligase LigA, with product MNPAQQIQELVDQLQHLNYRYYQDNVSEVSDFEFDQLLKQLKALEDQYPELRQEDSPTLRVGGTITKNFNTVYHRYPMLSLDNTYNEQELRNFDDRVRRGLDGEPYEYICELKFDGISLSFTYENGVLVRGVTRGDGTRGDEITNNVKTIRSLPLRVKAENVPPVFEIRGEGFMPITSFQKLNEEMDTLGENQYANPRNAASGSFKLQDSAETARRGLDCYLYSFLTDTEFFKSHEESLLGLKSWGFNVSPGWRKVQTIDEVLEFIHEWEEKRLTLPLATDGIVVKINSFEQQRELGFTAKSPRWAISFKYKAENKPAVLRIVTYQVGRTGAVTPVANLCDITERALPYSKVKGVHLSGTRVKRATLHNANEVLRLGLEIGDTVFVEKSGEIIPKITGVDISQREKFPTEPLIFPTHCPECGSELQRNEGEVAFFCPNDSHCPPQLKGRIEHFIHRKAMNIESLGEGKIELLFDLGLVRTPADLYDLTNETLLGLEKNILNEETGKVKKISFREKTVENILNGINLSKTVPFKNVLFALGIRFVGATVAEKLAAYFKSMNALRLATYDQLIAVPEIGGRIAESIASYFSVPENQQLVARLQAAGIQMESDEKPVELESDMLEGKTFVISGVFENFERDDLKLKIEVNGGRVLSGVSGKLNYLLAGDNMGPAKLEKARKLGVTILSEEEFLAMIENK from the coding sequence ATGAACCCAGCACAACAAATCCAGGAGCTTGTAGACCAATTGCAGCATTTGAATTACCGTTATTACCAGGACAATGTTTCTGAGGTTTCGGATTTTGAATTCGATCAGTTGCTGAAACAGTTAAAGGCGCTTGAAGATCAATACCCTGAACTGCGGCAGGAAGATTCTCCAACGCTGCGGGTCGGTGGGACGATTACCAAGAATTTCAACACAGTTTACCATCGTTATCCGATGCTTTCGCTGGATAACACCTATAACGAGCAGGAACTAAGGAATTTCGATGACCGCGTGCGCCGAGGATTGGATGGGGAGCCGTATGAATACATTTGTGAGCTCAAATTTGACGGGATTTCACTGAGTTTTACTTACGAAAATGGCGTGCTCGTGCGTGGGGTGACGCGCGGCGACGGCACGCGCGGGGATGAGATCACCAATAATGTAAAGACCATCCGTTCGCTGCCATTAAGGGTAAAAGCTGAGAATGTTCCGCCTGTTTTTGAAATTCGCGGCGAAGGTTTTATGCCCATTACGTCCTTCCAAAAGCTGAATGAGGAAATGGACACATTGGGTGAAAATCAATATGCCAACCCCCGGAATGCGGCGTCGGGATCATTCAAGTTACAGGATTCTGCGGAAACGGCACGGCGCGGACTGGATTGCTATCTCTATTCTTTTCTTACTGACACAGAATTTTTCAAAAGCCACGAAGAAAGCTTGCTGGGGCTTAAATCCTGGGGTTTTAATGTTTCGCCGGGCTGGAGAAAAGTGCAGACCATTGATGAGGTTTTAGAATTTATTCATGAATGGGAGGAAAAACGACTGACTCTTCCGCTCGCAACGGACGGAATTGTAGTCAAAATCAACTCTTTTGAACAGCAGCGCGAACTCGGTTTTACGGCTAAAAGCCCACGCTGGGCCATTTCATTTAAATACAAAGCTGAAAATAAACCCGCCGTCCTGCGCATCGTGACTTATCAGGTCGGGCGGACGGGAGCCGTGACGCCGGTGGCGAACCTGTGCGACATTACCGAACGCGCATTGCCTTACAGCAAAGTGAAAGGCGTTCATCTTTCAGGGACGCGCGTGAAGCGGGCTACATTGCACAATGCCAATGAAGTGCTGCGGCTGGGACTGGAAATCGGGGACACAGTTTTTGTCGAAAAAAGTGGTGAGATCATTCCGAAAATAACAGGCGTAGATATTTCACAACGCGAAAAATTCCCAACTGAACCTTTAATTTTTCCCACACATTGCCCCGAATGCGGCTCCGAATTACAGCGCAATGAAGGTGAAGTCGCCTTTTTCTGTCCCAATGACAGCCATTGCCCACCGCAACTGAAGGGCCGGATCGAGCATTTTATTCACCGGAAAGCAATGAACATTGAAAGTCTGGGCGAAGGGAAAATAGAACTGCTCTTCGATCTCGGCCTTGTGCGGACACCTGCTGATCTTTACGACCTGACTAATGAAACGCTTCTCGGCCTCGAAAAGAACATTCTTAATGAAGAAACGGGCAAGGTGAAGAAGATCAGCTTCCGCGAAAAAACGGTTGAGAACATTCTGAATGGTATAAATCTATCCAAAACGGTTCCTTTTAAAAATGTGCTTTTTGCATTGGGAATCAGGTTTGTGGGGGCGACGGTGGCTGAGAAACTGGCCGCTTATTTCAAATCCATGAATGCGTTGCGATTGGCCACTTACGACCAGCTCATTGCCGTCCCGGAAATTGGCGGAAGGATCGCGGAGAGCATTGCTTCCTATTTCAGCGTGCCCGAAAACCAGCAATTGGTGGCACGCTTGCAGGCTGCGGGCATCCAGATGGAAAGTGACGAAAAGCCTGTTGAACTCGAAAGCGACATGCTGGAAGGCAAAACCTTTGTGATATCCGGCGTTTTCGAGAATTTTGAAAGGGACGATCTCAAATTGAAAATCGAGGTCAATGGCGGCCGGGTCCTAAGCGGCGTTTCGGGTAAGCTCAATTACTTGCTTGCAGGCGATAATATGGGGCCTGCCAAGCTCGAAAAGGCGCGCAAATTGGGCGTTACCATTCTCAGCGAGGAAGAATTTTTAGCGATGATCGAGAATAAGTGA
- the rpe gene encoding ribulose-phosphate 3-epimerase: MAEIAPSILAADFANLQRDVEMLNVSQADYIHVDIMDGMFVPNISFGMPVCEAVHKHATKPLDVHLMIEQPDRYLEAFAKAGASILTVHYEACPHLHRTIQHIKEVGALPGVALNPHTPVEVLSEILGDVSLVLIMSVNPGFGGQKFIQNTYQKIARLQALKEKFGYTFKIEVDGGVNLDNAPLLVKEGVNILVAGSFVFSSDDPLKTITDLKTS, translated from the coding sequence ATGGCGGAAATTGCTCCTTCGATACTTGCTGCTGACTTTGCGAATTTACAACGGGACGTAGAAATGCTGAACGTGAGCCAGGCAGATTATATACACGTTGATATTATGGACGGCATGTTTGTGCCGAATATTTCTTTTGGAATGCCCGTTTGTGAAGCCGTTCACAAGCATGCCACAAAGCCATTGGACGTGCATTTAATGATCGAGCAGCCGGATCGTTATCTGGAAGCATTTGCAAAAGCAGGCGCATCTATACTGACCGTACATTACGAAGCCTGTCCGCATTTGCACCGGACTATCCAGCACATTAAGGAAGTGGGTGCGTTGCCCGGCGTTGCATTGAACCCGCATACGCCGGTGGAAGTGCTTTCGGAGATCCTGGGGGATGTTTCGCTGGTGCTAATTATGTCCGTAAATCCAGGTTTCGGCGGGCAGAAATTTATACAAAACACGTATCAGAAAATTGCCAGATTACAGGCTTTGAAAGAAAAATTTGGCTACACATTCAAGATTGAGGTGGATGGCGGCGTTAATCTTGACAATGCGCCTTTGCTTGTAAAAGAAGGCGTGAACATTCTGGTTGCAGGAAGCTTTGTTTTCAGTTCGGACGATCCGCTGAAAACCATTACCGACCTGAAAACCAGCTGA
- a CDS encoding OmpA family protein codes for MNKTLLFNVFLLLSAVVINKGYGQQILWANKVLGYSSENRPAQYGHAFRAKQILGIPNKLPDFGNSPCAWMPADPDGRNEEWIKVGFEKTISLKQVAIAENFNPGAIARVYAYDESGKEFLISDTPAAQLNVKGRMFRIFPKQQNILANAIKIVMQPSKVSGANQIDAIGISDDTTPIEAVINIAKGPLLKTKRENMGAAINSQGQEVAPIIAPDGKTLYFTRGNFLGNVGTSETQDIWYSKLNEKNVWGAAVNMGPPINNAADNAITSISADGKTIYVINVYRPDGSMELGLSRCFQTKTGWTFPKEYKINNLRESITGNNKIKQVESMETTVSPYGNVMIISVERSDTEGKKDLYVSFLQSSDSWSEPLHLGNVINTADYEGTPFLALDNKTLYFSSHGHSGYGAGDLFLTRRLDDTWVNWSKPENLGPVINTSLWDAYFNVPATGDYAYFSASEKVSGQEDIFRVRLTPETRPDPVAIISGTILEAETNKAVRSDLIAQIKKNNDVFTKATFDPETGEYRLILPLKEIYRITASENGYFPFTEEIDLSKDTTLRNIRKDLYLQPIKAGQRIRLSSTMFAQSSAEVIRSSYPELDRIVSAMTSYPAMEILLEGHTDNQGEVQKNVKLAEDRVQQVKKYLLSKGVDGKRIQTKAWGPAKPIASNLTEQTRQKNRRVEFTILKI; via the coding sequence ATGAATAAAACCTTACTCTTCAACGTTTTTCTGCTGCTTTCGGCAGTTGTTATAAATAAAGGATACGGTCAGCAGATTTTGTGGGCTAATAAAGTGCTGGGCTATTCTTCCGAAAACCGGCCCGCGCAGTACGGGCACGCCTTCCGCGCAAAACAAATTCTCGGCATTCCTAACAAGCTTCCTGATTTCGGGAATAGTCCGTGCGCCTGGATGCCCGCCGATCCGGATGGCCGGAATGAAGAGTGGATTAAGGTCGGTTTTGAAAAAACAATTTCCCTGAAACAGGTTGCTATCGCAGAAAATTTCAATCCGGGCGCCATTGCCCGGGTGTATGCCTATGATGAGTCTGGGAAGGAATTTCTTATTTCCGACACACCCGCAGCACAGCTCAATGTCAAAGGCAGAATGTTCAGGATCTTTCCAAAACAACAGAATATCCTGGCCAATGCGATCAAGATTGTGATGCAACCTTCGAAAGTTTCGGGAGCGAATCAAATCGATGCAATAGGCATTTCCGACGACACGACGCCCATTGAAGCTGTCATTAACATTGCAAAAGGGCCGCTTTTGAAAACCAAACGTGAAAACATGGGAGCGGCGATCAACAGTCAGGGCCAGGAAGTTGCGCCTATTATTGCCCCCGATGGCAAAACGCTTTATTTCACGAGAGGCAATTTTCTGGGCAATGTAGGCACGTCAGAAACACAGGATATCTGGTATTCCAAACTAAATGAAAAAAATGTCTGGGGCGCAGCGGTGAATATGGGCCCGCCGATCAATAATGCTGCTGATAATGCTATAACAAGCATTTCGGCAGACGGCAAAACCATTTATGTTATCAATGTTTACCGGCCGGACGGCTCCATGGAGTTAGGATTGTCGCGCTGTTTTCAGACGAAGACGGGCTGGACTTTTCCCAAAGAATACAAAATCAACAACCTCAGGGAAAGCATTACGGGCAATAATAAGATCAAACAGGTCGAAAGCATGGAAACCACGGTTTCGCCGTATGGTAATGTGATGATCATCTCGGTTGAGCGCAGCGATACGGAAGGAAAAAAGGACTTGTATGTTTCCTTTCTGCAATCGAGCGACAGCTGGTCGGAGCCGCTGCATCTTGGAAATGTGATCAATACGGCCGATTATGAAGGAACTCCGTTTTTGGCATTGGACAACAAAACATTATATTTTTCCTCACACGGACACAGCGGCTACGGAGCCGGTGATTTGTTCCTCACCCGCCGGCTGGACGACACCTGGGTCAATTGGTCGAAACCTGAAAACCTTGGCCCGGTGATTAATACTTCGCTTTGGGATGCTTATTTTAATGTTCCTGCAACGGGTGATTATGCCTATTTCAGTGCCAGCGAAAAGGTTTCGGGGCAGGAAGATATTTTTCGTGTAAGGCTTACTCCCGAGACACGCCCGGATCCGGTGGCCATCATTTCCGGGACCATCCTGGAAGCAGAAACAAACAAGGCTGTGCGTTCCGACCTCATCGCACAGATCAAGAAAAACAATGATGTTTTCACAAAAGCAACATTTGACCCGGAAACCGGCGAGTACCGGCTTATTTTGCCGCTGAAAGAAATTTACCGCATTACGGCCTCTGAAAACGGCTATTTCCCTTTTACTGAGGAAATTGATTTATCCAAAGACACCACATTACGTAACATCCGGAAAGACCTTTATCTGCAACCGATCAAAGCGGGGCAGCGGATCAGGCTTAGCAGCACCATGTTTGCGCAGAGCAGCGCCGAAGTGATCCGGTCGTCTTACCCGGAGCTGGACAGGATTGTTTCGGCTATGACAAGTTATCCGGCAATGGAAATTTTGCTGGAAGGACATACAGACAATCAGGGCGAAGTCCAAAAAAATGTGAAGCTGGCGGAAGACCGTGTGCAACAGGTCAAAAAATATCTTTTATCAAAAGGAGTAGACGGCAAAAGGATCCAGACAAAGGCCTGGGGACCAGCCAAACCCATTGCCAGCAACCTCACTGAACAGACCCGCCAGAAGAACCGGCGCGTGGAGTTTACAATTCTTAAAATCTAA